The DNA segment AGCTCCTGCATGCCAATTAAGTGCACCTTTTCAAATTACCAGCTACAATTCGCTACTACTTACAACAATTTCTAGATAGCTAACTCTACCACATGCATTGCAATGAACAATCACCTTTTGCTGCACTATATACAACGGGTGCTATGTTTGAAGCTATAACACCAGCAGCGGAGGATATGAAAACGATACTTGCAGCTTCTGAAGCTTTTAGGAGAGGATGTGCAAGCTGGCTTAAGTGGAAACAAGATTCAAGATTCGTATTGATCACGAATGCGAAATCTTCAGCTGTAAAATCCAGGGTCGGCTTCTGTACGGTTGTTCCCACATTGTTTACCTAAAtccattcaaaaatattaacgAAAAAGAATAAGTTTTAGTCCTACAAGTTGGACCCCAAATTACTTCTCATTCTTGTCATAGTTAGACAAGTTTTAGTatgaaaagatgaagaaatatGTCATTACAAGGATATTGAGTTTTCCATTGAACTGAGAAGAGACAGTTGCTATCAGCTCTTCTCTGTTAACACGAGAGGTGATGTCACAGACCGAACCGGTTACTCTGTATCCTTTTGTGGTCCATTCGTTCAAGGATTCATTGAGTTCAGCTTGGTTCCGAGAACAAGTGTGTACAGTGGCCCCAAGCTCTGCCAACTGCTCCACGATagaatatctatatatatacatatgagAGGAATGAATGgtgagaaacaaaaacaaaaatttacccTCTTGTTTTCTGCAATTATTAATCACTATAGTTCATTGATACAAC comes from the Vigna radiata var. radiata cultivar VC1973A chromosome 2, Vradiata_ver6, whole genome shotgun sequence genome and includes:
- the LOC111240481 gene encoding tropinone reductase homolog At1g07440-like — encoded protein: MGEKNSGSKNSRWSLQGMTALVTGGSKGIGYSIVEQLAELGATVHTCSRNQAELNESLNEWTTKGYRVTGSVCDITSRVNREELIATVSSQFNGKLNILVNNVGTTVQKPTLDFTAEDFAFVINTNLESCFHLSQLAHPLLKASEAASIVFISSAAGVIASNIAPVVYSAAKGAIHQMTKNLACEWAKDKIRSNCVAPGVIRTPLAEKDLKGETMNAVISQTPLGRIGEAEEVSSLVAFLCLPAASYITGQTICADGGFSVNGLYI